A portion of the Polaribacter cellanae genome contains these proteins:
- a CDS encoding chitobiase/beta-hexosaminidase C-terminal domain-containing protein, which produces MRLRVFVFVFILALLLLNCKKNKETSFLQENQVRITQPRLVATNQFIDSVAILTANLKLEGAKIYYTDNGENPTEKSTAYTKPIKVFKPGVYKFKAYHTDWKPSKIVEKVFYKRGFPIEKIVWDTKPSKKYKGVGLSTLNNNQKAGIDFKDEQWLGFDTIAKASLTLKNVTFVKSLNIGYLKDPGSWIFPPERIKVETSKDGIHFKNKTIEIQPLEKVSSISIEYADIEINEDIKFLRVEVRNTASIPDWHEGKGTKGWLFMDEWILK; this is translated from the coding sequence ATGAGGCTAAGAGTATTTGTATTTGTATTTATTTTAGCGTTATTGCTTTTAAATTGTAAAAAGAATAAAGAAACTTCCTTTTTACAAGAAAATCAGGTTCGTATTACGCAACCGAGATTAGTTGCAACCAATCAATTCATAGATTCTGTAGCAATACTTACTGCCAATTTAAAATTAGAAGGAGCCAAAATATATTATACAGATAATGGAGAGAACCCAACTGAAAAATCTACAGCATATACCAAGCCAATAAAAGTTTTTAAACCAGGTGTTTATAAATTTAAAGCCTATCACACAGATTGGAAACCAAGTAAAATTGTAGAAAAAGTATTTTACAAAAGAGGATTTCCAATTGAAAAAATCGTTTGGGATACAAAACCAAGTAAAAAATACAAAGGAGTTGGTTTATCAACCTTAAATAACAACCAAAAAGCAGGTATAGATTTTAAAGACGAACAATGGTTAGGGTTTGATACGATTGCAAAAGCAAGCTTGACTTTAAAAAATGTAACATTTGTAAAATCACTAAATATCGGGTATTTAAAAGACCCAGGATCTTGGATTTTTCCTCCTGAAAGGATTAAAGTTGAAACCTCGAAAGATGGTATTCATTTTAAAAATAAAACGATTGAAATTCAACCTTTAGAAAAAGTATCGTCAATTTCTATAGAATATGCAGATATTGAAATAAATGAAGACATTAAGTTTTTACGAGTAGAAGTGAGAAATACAGCTTCAATTCCAGATTGGCATGAAGGAAAAGGTACAAAAGGTTGGCTTTTTATGGATGAATGGATTTTAAAATAA